In the genome of Acetobacter oryzifermentans, one region contains:
- a CDS encoding DUF2155 domain-containing protein: MKRATYKAVACGAILAGAPVLAQAAGSALAPPAVYAPDTWQGKNTAVVRVLDRLDAHVEVISVPVGTTAHYKSLDITPSRCLQRPPTLSPDAAAWLAVQDKHPNGAAFQGWMLAAEPALGVFESPVYDVRMVRCEGADTEPMLPPLPKPVAPVAPPAYGSDTVPAPAGDGASSGHAGSPDIPDAIPDKQETGGVY, translated from the coding sequence ATGAAGCGCGCAACATATAAAGCCGTGGCTTGTGGGGCTATTTTGGCTGGGGCGCCTGTTTTGGCGCAGGCTGCGGGCTCTGCTTTAGCGCCTCCGGCAGTTTATGCGCCAGATACATGGCAAGGTAAAAATACGGCTGTTGTGCGTGTTCTGGACAGGTTGGATGCCCATGTAGAGGTAATTTCGGTTCCGGTAGGCACAACAGCACATTATAAAAGTCTGGACATTACACCTTCACGCTGTTTGCAGCGCCCTCCAACGCTTTCGCCCGATGCCGCAGCGTGGCTGGCCGTGCAGGATAAACACCCTAACGGAGCCGCCTTTCAGGGCTGGATGCTGGCAGCGGAGCCTGCATTAGGTGTGTTTGAAAGCCCGGTTTACGATGTGCGGATGGTGCGGTGCGAGGGCGCGGATACAGAGCCTATGTTGCCCCCACTGCCCAAACCTGTAGCCCCCGTTGCGCCCCCTGCATATGGCTCGGATACGGTGCCAGCGCCTGCGGGGGATGGGGCATCTTCCGGCCATGCGGGCAGCCCGGATATTCCCGATGCCATACCAGACAAGCAAGAAACCGGCGGCGTTTACTAA
- a CDS encoding kinase inhibitor produces the protein MAFVLTSPAFVNGDTLPQAQVYNGMGQHGQNLSPALEWKNAPAGTKSFVVTVYDPDAPTGSGWWHWVVANIPATITELPTGAGSAGDKLPKGALQVRTDFGVPGYGGAAPPPGRVHRYVFTVYALDLPTLDVQADSSPALVGFMVNHHKLASASLTALYGSSGSRD, from the coding sequence ATGGCATTTGTTCTTACAAGCCCTGCCTTTGTAAATGGTGATACGCTGCCACAGGCGCAGGTTTATAACGGTATGGGGCAGCACGGGCAGAATCTTTCCCCCGCGCTGGAATGGAAAAATGCCCCAGCAGGCACCAAAAGCTTTGTGGTAACGGTGTATGACCCAGATGCCCCAACCGGTTCGGGCTGGTGGCACTGGGTGGTGGCGAATATTCCCGCCACTATTACAGAACTGCCAACAGGCGCAGGTTCTGCCGGAGATAAGCTGCCCAAAGGCGCTTTACAGGTGCGTACAGATTTTGGCGTGCCCGGTTATGGTGGCGCTGCTCCGCCACCAGGGCGCGTGCACCGTTATGTTTTTACAGTTTATGCGCTGGACCTTCCTACGCTGGATGTGCAGGCAGATTCCAGCCCGGCATTGGTTGGTTTTATGGTGAACCACCACAAGTTGGCTTCTGCCAGCCTGACGGCTTTATATGGTAGTAGTGGTTCCCGCGATTAA
- a CDS encoding TSCPD domain-containing protein produces the protein MNATARRHWNGVLMSTLEAAADPDAPLRSVTLPAEWDTDAATALAQLVPGDEALDLPSLASRWIDALAPDDATARSLVWMLLTRQAAPTEAVWHCRFDRPPGFIVNLAAFVSPGEGFAARTFVAALRLICSVLRHAASTLANQRNGELPLPDLFAPEQAEATPTTPTDTLAPTPLAGDILLTNLDACLAGVGLDYDSEDGRAAACAIAALATLTAHAGRGPESLPLPPVRTVLPGLGETLRAVWNEAAVETETPLAPIETGFSSSNPIDGLLGVEACGLAPAFSMLRPDGKLSKSALLRLEARDFTVETALAAALAGETVLPQPGPNAHLAMYRALTGFVDRMPARPEVQNQPTRNKLERGVRRTLPPRHGGFTQKTTIGGHRLFLRTGEYEDGTLGELALTPTRESGMVRGLMESLGEAVSIGLQYGAPLEAFVENFAYTCFGPAGTVEGDPVASYATSMLDYAFRALSDTYLGVRLPDGPHQDAQSDPDPLLPLDLPEADDTPPTGRKRRNLRLVC, from the coding sequence ATGAACGCAACAGCCAGACGCCACTGGAATGGCGTGCTGATGAGCACGCTAGAGGCCGCAGCAGATCCGGACGCTCCCCTTCGCTCCGTTACGCTGCCCGCAGAATGGGATACAGATGCCGCAACGGCATTGGCCCAGCTTGTACCAGGAGATGAAGCGCTGGATCTGCCCAGCCTTGCCTCCCGCTGGATTGATGCGCTGGCACCAGATGATGCCACGGCCCGATCTTTGGTGTGGATGCTGCTTACGCGGCAGGCCGCGCCAACAGAAGCCGTATGGCATTGCCGTTTTGACCGCCCGCCCGGCTTTATTGTTAATCTGGCAGCTTTTGTTTCCCCCGGTGAAGGATTTGCTGCGCGCACATTTGTTGCGGCCCTGCGACTGATCTGCTCCGTATTGCGCCATGCCGCCAGCACACTGGCAAATCAGCGCAATGGTGAACTGCCGCTGCCAGATTTATTTGCACCGGAACAAGCAGAAGCAACCCCCACCACGCCAACAGATACACTGGCCCCCACCCCGCTAGCCGGTGATATTTTGCTGACCAATCTGGATGCCTGCCTTGCAGGCGTTGGACTGGATTATGATAGTGAAGATGGCCGCGCCGCTGCATGCGCCATAGCTGCATTGGCCACCTTAACTGCCCATGCAGGCCGAGGGCCGGAATCCCTCCCACTACCGCCAGTGCGCACTGTTCTGCCTGGATTGGGAGAAACCCTGCGCGCGGTTTGGAACGAAGCGGCCGTAGAAACAGAAACACCTTTGGCCCCGATTGAAACCGGCTTTTCTTCCTCCAACCCGATAGACGGGCTTTTGGGCGTAGAAGCTTGTGGGCTAGCGCCAGCTTTTTCCATGCTGCGGCCAGATGGCAAACTTTCCAAAAGCGCTTTACTGCGGTTGGAAGCGCGGGATTTTACGGTTGAAACAGCTTTGGCTGCCGCGCTGGCAGGTGAAACTGTTCTCCCCCAACCCGGCCCCAATGCACATCTGGCCATGTATCGGGCTCTCACTGGGTTTGTGGACCGTATGCCCGCACGGCCAGAAGTGCAAAACCAGCCTACCCGCAACAAGCTGGAGCGTGGGGTGCGCCGCACGCTGCCCCCACGGCACGGTGGCTTTACACAAAAAACCACTATTGGCGGCCATCGCCTGTTCCTACGTACTGGGGAATATGAAGATGGCACACTAGGTGAGCTAGCCCTTACCCCCACGCGGGAAAGCGGCATGGTGCGCGGGCTGATGGAAAGCTTGGGCGAAGCCGTGAGCATTGGCCTTCAATACGGTGCCCCGCTGGAAGCCTTTGTGGAAAACTTTGCCTATACCTGTTTTGGCCCGGCTGGCACCGTAGAAGGAGACCCCGTTGCCTCCTACGCCACATCTATGCTGGACTACGCCTTCCGGGCTTTGTCAGACACATATTTAGGTGTTCGGCTGCCAGATGGCCCGCATCAGGATGCACAATCTGACCCAGACCCGCTTCTGCCGCTAGATCTGCCTGAAGCAGATGATACGCCGCCTACTGGGCGCAAACGCCGTAATCTGCGGCTTGTCTGCTAA
- the queA gene encoding tRNA preQ1(34) S-adenosylmethionine ribosyltransferase-isomerase QueA has product MSSDRTEDFDFHLPESLIAQEPARPREAARLLDATQPGIFADRHIRDLPSLLKRGDLLVANNTAVIRAQLHGLRGEAKIGITLDQIQPDGSWHVLVRNARRLKVGDTIAFPGVQDIARVLALEPGGGAMLRFSAEGDAFDVFLQKAGALALPPYIHRPEGPTAQDTSDYATIFECNKGAVAAPTAGLHFTPALLKAVDATGAQRCTLTLHVGAGTFLPVREAEISEHKMHSERGIITPETAERINATRKAGGRIIAIGTTSLRLLETATDENGIVHPFDGTTSIFIRPGYQFRAVDMLLTNFHLPRSTLFMLVSAFAGVERARQIYAHAVASGYRFYSYGDACLLRCAHSIHAPTSEQ; this is encoded by the coding sequence ATGAGCAGTGACCGCACCGAAGATTTTGATTTTCACCTTCCAGAAAGCCTGATCGCGCAGGAACCCGCCCGCCCGCGAGAAGCCGCGCGCCTTCTGGATGCCACACAGCCTGGCATATTTGCTGACCGGCATATCCGTGATCTGCCCTCGCTTTTGAAGCGGGGAGATTTGCTGGTGGCAAACAATACGGCCGTTATTCGTGCCCAGTTGCATGGCCTGCGCGGAGAAGCCAAAATTGGTATTACGCTGGATCAGATTCAGCCAGATGGCAGTTGGCATGTGTTGGTGCGCAATGCCCGCAGGCTCAAGGTTGGTGACACTATTGCATTCCCCGGTGTGCAGGACATAGCACGCGTGTTGGCGTTAGAGCCCGGCGGGGGGGCAATGCTCCGCTTTAGTGCGGAAGGGGATGCTTTTGATGTATTCCTGCAAAAAGCCGGTGCATTGGCACTCCCCCCCTATATTCATCGCCCCGAAGGGCCGACTGCGCAGGACACCAGCGATTACGCCACGATTTTTGAGTGTAACAAAGGTGCTGTGGCTGCTCCCACCGCTGGGCTGCATTTTACGCCAGCCCTGTTGAAAGCTGTAGATGCCACAGGTGCTCAGCGCTGTACGCTCACCTTGCATGTAGGAGCTGGCACCTTTTTGCCAGTGCGGGAAGCCGAGATTTCTGAGCACAAAATGCATTCAGAACGCGGGATCATCACCCCGGAAACAGCAGAACGTATTAACGCCACCCGTAAGGCTGGCGGGCGCATTATTGCCATTGGCACCACCAGCCTGCGCCTGCTGGAAACCGCAACCGATGAAAACGGCATTGTGCATCCATTTGATGGCACAACCTCCATTTTCATTCGGCCCGGCTATCAATTCCGCGCAGTGGATATGCTGCTCACCAACTTCCACCTGCCACGCTCTACGCTGTTCATGTTGGTTTCCGCCTTTGCGGGCGTCGAACGCGCGCGGCAGATTTATGCCCATGCTGTTGCCAGCGGTTACCGCTTTTATTCCTACGGCGATGCCTGCCTGCTGCGCTGCGCCCATTCCATCCACGCCCCCACCTCGGAACAGTAA
- the otsB gene encoding trehalose-phosphatase has translation MLGSLGAQDFRFHLPPLNETAFLLDFDGTLVDIAPTPESVVVPNGLLDSLRRLREACGDALAVVSGRPIDQIDHFLGDVPFAVAGEHGVAIRHRPGGPIERAALPTLPPEWLAQARDLLATLPGTRLEHKEGGFVLHYRAAPEAAETLRQAASEWVKHSKGTFLLLPAKMAWEIRPAGIDKGYAVSLLMESPPFTGKKPVFVGDDVTDEDAIAAVRRMGGVGLRIPSDFPTPSIFRAWLASLTGGSR, from the coding sequence GTGCTAGGTTCTCTCGGTGCGCAGGATTTCCGTTTTCATCTACCCCCGTTAAACGAAACTGCCTTTCTGCTCGATTTTGATGGTACTCTGGTGGATATTGCTCCCACGCCAGAATCTGTTGTGGTGCCAAATGGGCTTCTTGATAGCCTGCGCCGCCTGCGTGAAGCATGCGGAGATGCCTTGGCCGTTGTTTCTGGCCGCCCCATTGATCAGATAGATCATTTTCTGGGTGATGTGCCTTTTGCTGTTGCAGGTGAACACGGGGTAGCTATTCGGCATCGGCCCGGTGGCCCGATTGAACGTGCAGCATTGCCTACCCTGCCGCCTGAATGGCTGGCTCAAGCGCGGGATTTGCTGGCAACATTGCCCGGCACGCGGTTAGAGCACAAAGAAGGCGGCTTTGTTCTGCATTACCGTGCCGCACCGGAAGCAGCAGAAACGTTGCGCCAGGCAGCTAGTGAATGGGTTAAGCACTCTAAAGGCACATTCTTGCTTTTGCCGGCAAAAATGGCGTGGGAAATTCGCCCAGCCGGAATTGATAAAGGCTATGCTGTCTCTCTGTTAATGGAAAGTCCTCCCTTTACGGGCAAAAAGCCTGTGTTTGTAGGGGATGATGTAACGGATGAAGATGCTATAGCTGCTGTACGCAGAATGGGGGGCGTTGGGTTGCGTATTCCATCTGATTTTCCAACCCCTTCTATTTTTCGGGCTTGGCTGGCCTCTCTTACTGGCGGGAGCCGGTAA
- the mlaD gene encoding outer membrane lipid asymmetry maintenance protein MlaD, translating to MRLMASAMAEKSRRSLTELLTGTVVLVAIGGMLVAAVVGEGRKTDTTGYQLNADFTHIDGLDIGSDVRLAGVTVGQVVSETVDPHSFKAHVTFTVRPDIHLSDDTAAIITSDSLLGGKYIALSPGGDDKTLKPGETVGQTQGSISLEQLLSKFIFSVTDTLTRANKAAPTNGGGAGGNDLP from the coding sequence ATGCGGCTTATGGCTTCAGCAATGGCAGAAAAATCTCGGCGTAGTCTGACAGAACTGCTTACAGGCACAGTTGTGCTGGTGGCTATCGGCGGTATGCTGGTGGCCGCCGTGGTGGGCGAGGGCCGCAAGACAGATACAACCGGCTATCAGCTTAATGCCGATTTCACGCACATAGATGGGCTGGATATTGGCTCTGATGTGCGGTTGGCAGGTGTAACCGTTGGGCAAGTGGTAAGTGAAACAGTAGATCCGCACAGCTTCAAGGCGCATGTCACATTTACTGTGCGGCCTGATATTCACCTTTCAGATGATACAGCGGCTATTATTACCAGTGATAGCCTGCTGGGCGGCAAGTATATTGCCCTCTCCCCTGGCGGGGATGACAAAACCCTTAAACCCGGTGAAACAGTTGGGCAGACACAGGGCTCCATCAGTCTGGAGCAGTTGCTCAGCAAGTTTATTTTCTCGGTTACGGATACGCTCACACGTGCCAACAAAGCAGCACCTACCAATGGTGGTGGCGCGGGTGGGAATGATCTGCCCTGA
- a CDS encoding bifunctional methylenetetrahydrofolate dehydrogenase/methenyltetrahydrofolate cyclohydrolase gives MTNASSSSLPSDHQASLIDGKGFAAKMRQNIREDVLAFHEKHGVTPGLAVILVGNDPASEVYVRNKAVQTHHAGMRSFMHMLPENTSEAELLALIDRLNKDPEIHGILVQLPLPNGLDGRRVTNAILPEKDVDGLGEINAGRLAVGLPSLIPCTPLGCLFLLRDQLGDMKGQHAVVIGASNLVGKPMALLLLAEGCTVSIAHIHTRDTAALAREADILVVATGCRELVRGDWIKPGATVIDVGITRIKTDDGKTRLVGDVAFDEAVKVAGRITPVPGGVGPMTIACLLKNTLTAAKLQLEGSAE, from the coding sequence ATGACCAACGCATCTTCATCCTCCCTTCCCTCCGATCATCAGGCTTCCCTGATTGATGGCAAAGGCTTTGCCGCCAAAATGCGCCAGAATATCCGAGAGGATGTTCTGGCGTTTCACGAGAAACATGGCGTAACACCCGGTCTGGCGGTGATTCTTGTCGGGAATGATCCTGCCAGCGAAGTGTATGTGCGCAACAAAGCTGTGCAAACCCACCATGCCGGCATGCGCTCCTTTATGCACATGCTGCCCGAAAATACATCGGAAGCTGAACTTCTGGCGCTGATAGACCGCCTGAACAAAGACCCCGAAATTCACGGCATTCTGGTGCAGCTTCCCCTGCCAAACGGGCTGGATGGACGCCGCGTCACCAATGCCATTCTGCCTGAAAAGGATGTGGATGGGTTGGGGGAAATCAACGCTGGCCGTCTGGCGGTGGGCCTGCCCTCCCTTATTCCCTGTACACCACTGGGCTGCCTGTTCCTGCTGCGTGATCAGCTCGGGGATATGAAAGGCCAGCACGCCGTAGTTATCGGGGCTTCCAATTTGGTTGGCAAACCCATGGCCCTGTTGCTGCTGGCAGAAGGTTGCACGGTTTCTATTGCACATATCCACACGCGCGATACGGCGGCACTGGCGCGGGAAGCTGATATTCTGGTGGTGGCCACTGGCTGCCGTGAACTGGTGCGTGGGGATTGGATTAAACCCGGCGCTACCGTGATTGATGTTGGTATCACCCGTATCAAAACCGATGATGGCAAAACCCGCCTTGTAGGCGATGTAGCGTTTGATGAAGCAGTTAAAGTGGCTGGCCGCATTACCCCGGTGCCGGGTGGCGTTGGCCCCATGACAATTGCCTGCCTGCTGAAAAACACGCTCACCGCAGCCAAATTGCAGCTTGAGGGGAGTGCAGAATGA
- a CDS encoding RidA family protein — protein sequence MMSTPESRLAELGIELPTPAAPVANYVACVQTGSLLVVSGQLPLKDGKLFATGKLGDAVSVETAVEAARYSMINVIAQVRAAVGDLSRVKRVVRLGGFIACTPEFTSHAAAMNGASDLAVAVFGDAGRHARSTVGVPSLPLDAPVEVEGLFEIG from the coding sequence GTGATGAGCACTCCTGAATCCCGTCTGGCTGAACTTGGTATCGAACTTCCCACCCCTGCCGCACCTGTTGCCAACTATGTGGCCTGCGTACAAACAGGTTCTCTGCTGGTAGTTTCCGGCCAGCTCCCTCTTAAAGATGGCAAGCTGTTTGCTACCGGCAAGCTGGGTGATGCCGTTTCTGTTGAAACAGCGGTTGAAGCCGCGCGTTACAGCATGATCAATGTAATTGCACAGGTGCGTGCCGCAGTGGGTGACCTTTCCCGCGTGAAGCGCGTAGTACGGCTGGGTGGCTTTATTGCCTGCACACCAGAATTCACCTCGCACGCGGCCGCCATGAATGGCGCATCTGACTTGGCCGTTGCCGTATTTGGTGATGCCGGACGCCATGCACGCTCCACCGTTGGCGTGCCTTCTCTGCCGCTGGATGCGCCGGTTGAAGTAGAAGGGCTGTTCGAAATCGGCTAA
- a CDS encoding GNAT family N-acetyltransferase, which yields MPDWSVSLHNSIHAIPEMEWNACAGVDNPFVSHAFLSALEDSGSVRRETGWLPQHVSLHAPDGQLAATCPAYIKGHSWGEYVFDQGWARAFEAAGGRYYPKLQIAVPFTPAPGPRLLTRPDAPAETKAVMADALRQICHDTGLSSAHVTFCTKQESDDLAGRGWLPRLGLQYHWHNKNYTSFDDFLETLSSRKRKAIRRERRDANAAGLSFHTLRGSDITPEDWQAFYTFYQNTIDKKWGNAYLTPDFFPLLSERLQDRVVLMIARHGSTPVAAALNLLGGDTLYGRNWGCIGNWPFLHFELCYYRAIDFAIAHGLKRVEAGAQGEHKIQRGYLPALTHSVHWLENPSLRNGVGAFLQAERPAILAEAEALNALSPYRQGET from the coding sequence ATGCCTGACTGGTCCGTATCTCTGCACAACAGTATCCATGCCATTCCAGAAATGGAGTGGAATGCCTGTGCAGGGGTGGACAACCCATTTGTCAGCCATGCCTTTCTTTCTGCATTGGAAGACAGCGGTTCTGTACGCCGTGAAACAGGCTGGCTGCCGCAGCATGTCAGCCTGCATGCGCCAGATGGACAACTGGCCGCCACATGCCCTGCCTATATCAAGGGCCATTCATGGGGCGAGTATGTGTTCGACCAAGGTTGGGCACGCGCCTTTGAAGCCGCTGGGGGGCGCTATTACCCCAAACTGCAAATTGCCGTGCCCTTTACCCCAGCACCCGGCCCACGCCTTTTAACGCGGCCCGATGCACCGGCAGAAACCAAAGCAGTTATGGCAGATGCTTTGCGCCAGATCTGCCACGATACCGGCCTTTCCTCTGCCCATGTTACATTCTGCACCAAGCAGGAAAGCGATGATCTGGCTGGACGCGGCTGGCTGCCCCGATTAGGCTTGCAGTATCACTGGCATAATAAAAACTACACCAGCTTTGATGATTTTCTGGAAACACTTTCATCTCGCAAACGCAAAGCTATCCGGCGGGAGCGGCGTGATGCCAATGCCGCTGGCCTAAGCTTTCATACCCTGCGCGGATCAGACATTACGCCTGAAGATTGGCAAGCTTTTTACACATTTTACCAGAATACAATTGATAAGAAGTGGGGCAACGCCTACCTGACGCCCGATTTTTTTCCGCTACTTTCTGAACGCTTACAAGACCGTGTTGTGCTGATGATAGCACGGCATGGGAGTACACCAGTTGCCGCAGCCCTAAACCTTTTGGGGGGCGATACATTGTATGGCCGCAACTGGGGATGCATTGGCAACTGGCCGTTTTTGCATTTTGAGCTGTGCTATTATCGCGCCATAGATTTTGCCATTGCCCACGGCCTCAAGCGAGTAGAGGCCGGGGCGCAGGGTGAACATAAAATCCAGCGTGGCTATCTGCCTGCCCTCACACATTCTGTCCATTGGCTGGAAAATCCCTCACTCCGCAACGGTGTTGGGGCTTTCCTTCAGGCAGAACGCCCGGCCATATTGGCGGAAGCCGAAGCCCTTAACGCACTTTCTCCCTATAGGCAGGGTGAAACATGA
- a CDS encoding NADH:ubiquinone oxidoreductase subunit NDUFA12 has translation MANFGTWLHTRRKGRLVGKDADGRSYYESTGPARQGGGVERPERWVIYLKGEDASAVPPEWWGWLHHTLDAPIPVEERKPWQLPYQPNMTGTAQAYRPAGSLYSTGQHPPATGDYEAWTPDA, from the coding sequence ATGGCAAACTTTGGAACATGGCTGCATACGCGCCGGAAGGGGCGGCTGGTTGGCAAGGATGCCGATGGCCGCAGTTATTACGAATCAACAGGCCCGGCCCGTCAGGGTGGCGGGGTGGAACGGCCCGAACGCTGGGTGATCTACTTGAAAGGGGAGGATGCCTCGGCCGTGCCGCCAGAGTGGTGGGGGTGGCTGCACCATACGCTGGACGCTCCTATTCCGGTGGAAGAGCGTAAGCCCTGGCAGCTTCCGTATCAGCCGAATATGACAGGCACGGCGCAAGCTTACAGGCCTGCGGGCAGCCTGTATTCCACCGGCCAGCACCCACCTGCGACAGGAGATTACGAGGCATGGACACCTGATGCGTGA
- the tgt gene encoding tRNA guanosine(34) transglycosylase Tgt, translated as MTRFNWTCESTDGAARAGMLHTAHGPVATPTFMPVGTVGTVKAMTMDAVRSTGAGIVLGNTYHLMLRPGAERIRALGGLHKFMDWSGPILTDSGGFQVMSLGALRRLDQDGVTFRSHIDGSEHRLTPESSTDIQHALDATITMCFDECPALPAPPEAIAASMRLSMRWAARSRQAYVQREGYGQFGIVQGGTEADLRAESVKALTDIGFEGYAIGGLAVGEGQELMFATLDTTTPIMPQDKPRYLMGVGTPDDLLGSVQRGVDMFDCVMPTRAGRTARAYTERGTLNLRNARHATDARPISPHCDCLACSRHSRAYLHHLFRANEILGPMLLTWHNIAYYQRLMRQIRQAIVEKRLDALATALRAEWAAEDWTEDEMPQPAIPPVP; from the coding sequence ATGACCCGCTTTAACTGGACGTGTGAAAGCACAGATGGCGCTGCCCGTGCTGGTATGCTGCACACAGCCCACGGCCCTGTAGCCACCCCTACCTTCATGCCGGTTGGCACAGTGGGCACGGTAAAGGCCATGACTATGGATGCCGTGCGCTCTACAGGTGCAGGCATTGTTCTGGGCAACACCTATCACCTCATGTTGCGGCCAGGGGCAGAACGCATACGCGCTTTGGGTGGGCTCCATAAATTCATGGATTGGTCCGGCCCGATTCTAACAGATTCCGGGGGATTTCAGGTGATGTCCTTGGGTGCGCTGCGGCGGCTGGATCAGGATGGCGTCACCTTCCGCTCTCACATCGATGGTTCTGAACATCGGCTCACGCCGGAAAGTTCAACAGACATCCAGCACGCACTGGATGCCACCATCACCATGTGTTTTGATGAATGCCCCGCCCTGCCCGCACCGCCAGAAGCCATTGCAGCTTCCATGCGGCTTTCCATGCGCTGGGCTGCACGCTCCCGCCAAGCCTATGTACAGCGTGAAGGGTATGGTCAGTTCGGTATTGTACAAGGTGGTACAGAAGCGGATCTACGAGCGGAAAGCGTAAAAGCGCTCACCGATATCGGGTTCGAAGGCTACGCCATTGGTGGCCTAGCGGTAGGCGAAGGGCAAGAACTCATGTTCGCCACGCTGGACACCACCACCCCCATCATGCCGCAGGACAAACCACGTTACCTTATGGGCGTAGGAACCCCCGATGATCTGCTTGGCAGCGTGCAACGTGGCGTGGATATGTTTGACTGCGTGATGCCTACCCGCGCAGGCCGCACTGCCCGCGCCTATACCGAGCGCGGCACGCTAAACCTGCGTAATGCCCGCCATGCCACAGATGCACGCCCTATTTCTCCACACTGTGACTGTCTGGCATGTTCACGCCATAGCCGCGCTTATCTGCACCATTTGTTCCGCGCCAATGAAATACTCGGCCCCATGCTGCTAACATGGCATAATATTGCCTATTATCAGCGCCTGATGCGCCAGATTCGGCAGGCTATTGTTGAAAAACGGCTGGATGCACTGGCCACCGCTTTACGTGCAGAATGGGCAGCAGAGGATTGGACGGAAGATGAAATGCCGCAACCCGCTATTCCACCTGTTCCCTGA
- a CDS encoding methylenetetrahydrofolate reductase has protein sequence MSLSRLSVELIPRSAEALAADVATVKTTFPAADTLNIPDLMRFPLRSWDAAALVRPQFRNVIPHIRAIDIAPDAPLPGADQSGLEEILVVHGDPPADLSHRTYPNSTESIIRRYRREAPHLKVYAAFDPYRRAPWKELEDVARKKEAGAIGFFTQPVFDLKLFDLCREWMQGECVFWGLSPVIGPKSRSYWETTNHIVFPRDFSPTLEANILFAQTVLKELAQEKGKAYLMPVRIKLEQYLPALLDALA, from the coding sequence ATGAGTCTTTCTCGCCTTTCGGTTGAGCTAATTCCGCGTTCTGCTGAGGCTCTGGCGGCAGATGTAGCCACAGTTAAAACCACTTTTCCCGCAGCAGATACGCTAAATATTCCTGACCTAATGCGCTTTCCCCTTCGCAGTTGGGATGCCGCAGCACTTGTGCGCCCACAGTTTAGAAACGTTATTCCGCATATCCGGGCCATAGATATTGCGCCGGATGCGCCTCTGCCCGGAGCAGATCAATCAGGGTTGGAAGAAATTCTGGTTGTGCATGGTGACCCACCGGCAGATCTCAGCCACCGCACATACCCCAACAGCACGGAAAGCATTATCCGCCGCTACCGGCGTGAAGCTCCGCACCTCAAAGTCTATGCAGCGTTTGACCCATACCGCCGCGCCCCATGGAAAGAGCTGGAAGATGTGGCCCGTAAAAAAGAAGCCGGAGCTATTGGCTTTTTCACGCAGCCCGTATTTGACCTGAAGCTGTTTGATCTGTGCCGGGAATGGATGCAGGGCGAATGCGTATTTTGGGGCCTTTCCCCAGTTATTGGCCCCAAATCACGCTCTTACTGGGAAACAACAAATCACATTGTTTTCCCGCGTGATTTTTCCCCCACGCTGGAAGCCAACATCCTGTTTGCACAAACGGTACTTAAAGAACTAGCGCAGGAAAAAGGCAAAGCCTACCTTATGCCCGTACGCATCAAGCTAGAACAGTATCTTCCTGCCCTGCTTGATGCCTTGGCATAA